The DNA segment TGGCTGCCTGTCCAAGACAGTATGCAGCGATGTCGGGCTTTACATACTGCATGGTATCGTAGATGGCAAGACCGGAGGAGATTACGCCCCCCGGTGAGTTTATATACACATGGATATCCTTCTCAGGGTCTTCGGTCTGCAGGAACAGCAGCTGTGCAATGACGGTATTTGCGAGATGATCATCGATGACGGTGCCAATGAATATGATCCTGTCCTTCAGGAGTCTCGAGTATATGTCATAGGCCCTTTCCGTCCTGCCGGTCTGTTCGATTACAATAGGTATAAGACTCATTCATCTTCTCCTTTCGGTTCCGTTTCGCTCTCTTCTTTGCCGGAGGGCCCGCTGTCTTCCTCCACACTGACAGCCCTCTCGTAAATGTAGTCTATGGTCTTTTCCCTGATAATGTTCTGTCTGAAATAGTAGTAGGCGTTCTCATCGGGAAGGTACATCTTCATAAAGTTCTCCGGTGTAATGTACATACTGTTTGATAACTCGAGGATCTTCTTTTTCAGTTCTTCATCGCTGATGGAGATCTCCTGCCGGTCGGCAACGGCATCCAGTATGAGGTTCAGCTTAACATTCCTTGTTGCCTTTTCCCGGGATTCATCCTTTATCGCGTCCGGATCAACCTCGGGGTTCTTTCTCTTTTCCTCATTGTTGATTGCGTTGATCTCGGTCTCGAGGAGACCCTCGGGGATGGAGAACCGGTGTTCCTTCAGGAGTTGTTCTATTATTTCACCTTTCTGCCTGTTCTGAAGGAGTTCCTCCTTGGCTTTAATGACCGACTCCTTAACGGCCGTCCTCAATTCAGTGAGGTCTTTATATCCGAGGTCCTTTGCAAACCGGTCGTTCAACTCCGCTTCATTGAGCCTTTTAACCTCATTGATGGTCCCTTTCAGGGTCAGGGTCTTCCCGCTGAAGTTCTTGTTGACATAGTTCTCAGGAAAAGGGGCGGTTACCTCGAATGAGTCCGCCTGCTTCTTTCCCAGAAGTTCCCTTGATATCTCTTCAGGAATTATATCGCTGCCGACCTTTATGAACTGGTCCTTGACCTCCTTGTCTTCCTCTGTGATCCTGTAATCTACAACCACAAGGTCATTTTCCTCGATGGGGCCGTCGACCTTCTCATAAGAGGACTTCTCCAGCCTGAGCCTCTGGAGGGTATTTTCAACATCCTCATCCGTAACCTCGATCTTCTCGTCCTTGATCTTAAGCCCCTCATACCTGATCTCCTGGATCTCCGGCCTGACCTCGATGGTGAAGGTCATCTTGAATGGGGTCTTTCTCTTGAAGTCATACTCTTCAAAAACAGGGGGAGTTACAGGGGTGATGTTCTCCTCCTTGACAGCCTTCAGGTAGTACTCGGGTATAACCCTCTCCAGCACCTCGGATTCCGCATCCTTGCCGAAACGCTTGTCCAGGAGAGAGAGAGGCACCTTCCCCGGTCTGAAACCCGGCAGCCTGGCGCTCTTTCCGTATTCCCGAAGCGCGTTGTTTATCCTTTCCTCAAGTACATCAGCAGGTATCTCAACGGTAAAACGCTTCTTGGTCGGGTTAATGTCCTCGACGGTCTTTTGCATCTTTCCTCCACGAGATGTGTATTTATGGTAACCGGCAGTTGCCTTATGGTGATAAGGCTATACTTATAAAATAACTTATTTTTT comes from the bacterium BMS3Abin08 genome and includes:
- the tig gene encoding trigger factor gives rise to the protein MQKTVEDINPTKKRFTVEIPADVLEERINNALREYGKSARLPGFRPGKVPLSLLDKRFGKDAESEVLERVIPEYYLKAVKEENITPVTPPVFEEYDFKRKTPFKMTFTIEVRPEIQEIRYEGLKIKDEKIEVTDEDVENTLQRLRLEKSSYEKVDGPIEENDLVVVDYRITEEDKEVKDQFIKVGSDIIPEEISRELLGKKQADSFEVTAPFPENYVNKNFSGKTLTLKGTINEVKRLNEAELNDRFAKDLGYKDLTELRTAVKESVIKAKEELLQNRQKGEIIEQLLKEHRFSIPEGLLETEINAINNEEKRKNPEVDPDAIKDESREKATRNVKLNLILDAVADRQEISISDEELKKKILELSNSMYITPENFMKMYLPDENAYYYFRQNIIREKTIDYIYERAVSVEEDSGPSGKEESETEPKGEDE